In Diachasmimorpha longicaudata isolate KC_UGA_2023 chromosome 4, iyDiaLong2, whole genome shotgun sequence, a single genomic region encodes these proteins:
- the LOC135161513 gene encoding uncharacterized protein LOC135161513: protein MSLDKISQTDLAWWTKNIPNAINSIKCFNPTMEMFTDASTSGWGAYCNGIRTNGFWRKDERIKHINELELIAVIMGLKSLVGYSRRSDIVLRVDNTTAIAYINKKGGIKFPALNKVAKEIWDFCEQRELWVMAAYIKSEKNHEADFESRKLEPETEFALSDEAVREITRKFGQPDVDLFASRSNAKCHQYVSWKKDPDSIAIDAFTISWKKYFFYAFPPFSVILRILQKIQSDEAEGIMASPALVSYVPSPLVEKPYPGGSYLIREGFKRKGVPEESLEIILSSLSDSSKKQYNCGLKKWWLFCSKQNHDTFEYFPETVLRFLTREFNESATYGTLNCYRSAVGLLYGPELGENATIKRFVKGIAKKRPSRPKNDTTWDPQIVLDYLSGWEKMTKKLTVLLMLVTGQRMQTLALIMDSR from the exons ATGTCTCTCGACAAGATCTCACAAACGGACTTGGCCTGGTGGACCAAAAATATTCCGAATGcgataaattctataaaatgtTTCAATCCAACAATGGAAATGTTCACAGACGCTTCCACTTCCGGTTGGGGCGCATATTGCAATGGGATAAGAACGAATGGCTTCTGGAGAAAAGATGAAAGAATTAAACACATTAATGAACTAGAATTAATCGCAGTAATCATGGGTTTAAAATCATTGGTAGGATACTCACGGAGGTCTGATATCGTACTGAGAGTTGATAATACGACAGCCATTGcgtatatcaataaaaaaggCGGAATTAAATTTCCAGCACTTAACAAAGTCGCTAAGGAAATATGGGATTTCTGTGAACAACGTGAATTGTGGGTCATGGCAGCTTATATCAAATCCGAAAAAAACCACGAAGCAGATTTTGAATCAAGGAAACTCGAACCGGAAACCGAATTCGCCTTATCAGATGAAGCAGTCCGTGAGATTACTCGTAAATTTGGACAGCCAGATGTAGACCTTTTTGCCTCACGGTCAAACGCAAAATGTCACCAATATGTAAGCTGGAAAAAAGATCCAGACTCAATAGCCATCGACGCATTCACTATatcatggaaaaaatatttcttctacgcttttccccctttttcagTTATTCTTCGTATCTTACAAAAAATTCAGTCTGACGAGGCTGAAGGGATCATGGCCAGCCCAGCCTTGGTTTCCTAC GTCCCCTCACCGCTTGTGGAAAAACCTTACCCTGGAGGCAGCTATCTTATCAGGGAGGGCTTCAAAAGGAAGGGAGTTCCAGAGGAATCACttgaaataatattatcttcattgAGCGACTCGTCAAAGAAACAATACAACTGTGGCCTGAAGAAATGGTGGCTATTTTGTTCAAAACAAAATCATGACACATTCGAATATTTTCCTGAAACTGTTCTTAGATTTCTCACTAGAGAATTCAACGAGAGCGCTACTTATGGAACTCTAAATTGCTATCGCTCAGCGGTGGGTTTGTTATATGGACCAGAACTTGGCGAAAATGCCACGATCAAACGATTTGTCAAAGGGATAGCTAAAAAGAGACCATCTCGTCCGAAAAACGACACCACTTGGGACCCCCAAATTGTGTTAGATTATCTGAGCGGATGGGAAAAAatgactaaaaaattgactgttcTATTGATGCTTGTCACTGGACAGCGAATGCAGACTCTAGCGTTGATTATGGATTCGAGATAA
- the LOC135161901 gene encoding uncharacterized protein LOC135161901 — protein MNLVLVNDFMGSIDLKDAYFVVPINKRDRKFLRLEFKGQRFQFTCLPFGLSTSPFVFTKIMKPVISKLPLQGMLLMIYLDGFLFVSNSKDQCEENMRTCVDLLESLGFIVNFEKSSLAATQKCKDLRFVINSVHYSLELPNKRKVQIKEMIKIFKKGGKYNIRQFATLLGVLIAVCPAMEYGSIHCKSLERQKFLPLKFNGGKYEGKILINDIMFEDLEWSQKNVNIGSNPIRRQEYSMERDPFPVILPFIGDREIIRSAYSKKGIDKSSVQKISSLIAPSTLRQYECQLKRRELCSC, from the exons ATGAATCTCGTTTTAGTTAATGATTTCATGGGATCTATTGATCTAAAGGATGCCTACTTTGTAGTTCCTATTAACAAGAGAGACAGAAAATTTCTCAGATTAGAATTCAAAGGCCAACGGTTTCAATTTACATGTCTTCCTTTTGGATTATCCACCAGTCCCTTTGTTTTtacgaaaattatgaaaccCGTGATTAGTAAACTCCCATTACAAGGAATGCTGCTAATGATATATTTGGATGGGTTCCTTTTCGTGAGTAATTCCAAGGATCAATGCGAAGAGAATATGAGAACATGCGTAGACTTATTAGAAAGTCTAGGTTTTATCGTGAATTTTGAAAAGAGCTCCTTAGCAGCCACCCAGAAATGTAAGGACTTACGTTTTGTGATCAATTCTGTCCATTATTCATTGGAGTTACCAAACAAAAGGAAAGTTCAGATTAAGGAAATGatcaaaatattcaagaaGGGAGGAAAATACAACATTCGTCAATTTGCCACTCTCTTGGGTGTCCTAATTGCAGTTTGCCCGGCAATGGAGTATGGCTCTATCCACTGTAAAAGCCTGGAGAGACAAAAATTCTTGCCCTTGAAATTCAATGGTGGCAAATacgagggaaaaattcttattaATGATATTATGTTTGAAGATCTGGAGTGGTCGCAGAAGAATGTTAATATTGGATCGAATCCTATCAGACGTCAGGAATATTCCATG GAACGAGATCCATTCCCTGTCATCCTTCCTTTCATTGGTGACAGGGAAATTATCCGGTCAGCCTACTCAAAAAAGGGAATCGATAAGAGTTCAGTACAAAAAATTAGCAGTTTGATTGCTCCATCAACACTCCGACAATATGAATGTCAGCTAAAAAGACGGGAGTTATGTTCATGCTAA
- the LOC135161904 gene encoding uncharacterized protein LOC135161904, translating to MLEFLPVARSSLTHSHQLTVRQRSKQIDRCHGSNWHSFGFGGPLDGQFTIILRRIIAPPTVTWDWNSEQFAIITRSVVFGQFKIQHVFSVYRSTNWNFLELSTRSTTVFSPESFTSGLLSTFNRSTIIVNYSTRNRSSIYL from the coding sequence ATGTTGGAATTCCTGCCAGTCGCCAGGTCCTCACTCACACACTCGCACCAGCTCACCGTTAGGCAACGATCAAAACAAATCGATCGTTGTCATGGGTCTAACTGGCATTCTTTTGGTTTTGGGGGGCCACTTGATGGACAGTTCACTATTATCCTGCGTAGGATAATAGCCCCACCAACTGTCACGTGGGATTGGAATTCGGAGCAATTCGCGATAATCACCCGGTCAGTCGTTTTTGGACAGTTCAAAATTCAACACGTGTTTTCGGTGTACCGCTCAACTAATTGGAACTTTCTCGAACTCTCGACCCGCTCAACAACGGTTTTTTCTCCGGAATCGTTCACATCGGGGCTGTTAAGTACATTCAACCGCTCAActattattgttaattattctACGCGGAACCGCTCATCAATATACTtataa